TCATCCCTATTGCTTACTAATCTCACTTCACTCATTAACTCACCCATAGCGATAATTAGGTATACTGTCAATAATTTAGTTACGGTGAGCGAACTAGTAACCACAGTGAATATACCTTTACCATCTTCATGCCTACCTGGTAACGTAACCTTTAGTTACCTCGGTAATGGGACATTAAACTCATGGCAAAGCGCATACGATGGTTCAGGCCTCTACTGGAACTACATGGTTTACCACGGTACAGTTAATGAGTTAATGAACCCAATATACATGTATGCAACGACATTAAACTCCTCAGGTATTCTCATTCTCTACTATGATTTATCTAAACTACAGATAGGCGTAGACCATTACCCAATGGTCTCAGCGATACTCTACCCATCGCAATTCTCAGTAAATGGAACCGTATTTTTCATTTTCATTGTTACAGACAATAATGAATTAGTTGTTATTTATAGGTCATCTAATGTTAATCCATCTTCCACGGTCTCAGGAAGTAATTCGATAAGTGATATCGATATTCTTCTCAAGAGGACCCTTAAAATTAATGTTAATAAGGTGGTTAATATCAGCAATGGAACAATATTTAGCAATACACCACTCTACTTTACAGTTAACCTAAAGGGCATGGTTAGTGGTAATTACAAATACTTTGGAGTAGGCTTATTTATTAATAGTACAATTATAAGTACTAGCACCACTACTGGTGGGGGTGGTAACAAGGGAAAGGGGTCTAACACTATAGTCATTTCATCTATGGCTATTCCGTCCTATGGTGTAGCCTACTGGGATTACTTGTGTATAGGTAAGTGAATTACTGTTTAAGCATCTTTAGGGCCACTTCCCTAAGCCCTATCTTCCCTTCCCTGAATAATTCAGGCTCCATTTGCCTAATATCCCTGGATATCTGGGGCTTGAACTCCATCTTGCTTAATATATCCCTCTCAATGTCCACCCCTGGCGCATACTCCTCAAGCAGTAGGCCCTCTGGCGTTAACCTGAATATGGCCCTTTCCGTTATGTACATGACCTCCTTCCCAGCCTTTAGGGCTAATTCAGCGTTGAAGGCTATTTTGTAGGGCTTCCTAACGAACTTAACAATATCCCCATCCTTACCAATGGTTAACCTACCGTTCTCAACCCTAATGTCCCTCTTACCAGCCGTGAAGGCCCCTGCGAAGTATATCCTGGGTGCTCCATGGACTATTGATGGGAAACCCCCTGGCCCTGGTAGCCTCTCAGGTAGGAAGCTTGGGTTAACGTCACCCCTTGGCCCAACCTGCATGAAGCCGAGTGATGCGGCGTTAATTGCCCCACCCTCATAGATCGTGAATTGATCCGGCATTGGTATTACAGCGAATGGGGCTATGGCTACCCCGAAGTCGTCGCCGTTTAAGGCTATTCCACCCCATGGGCCTGATTCAACAGTTGTGAATATTAAGTCCCCTAGCCCCTCCTCACTAATCACTCTGGCTACCGTTGATGGTATTCCAATGCCAAGGTTAACTATGAGCGGCCTACCAACCTTACCAAGTAGGTTAACTAATTCAACAGTAACCCTCCTGGCTATGACCTTCTCTAAGTCCAGTTTACCATCCTGCTGAAGACAAATGTTGCTTGGGGTAACACGCCCACACACCCTTGGGTCGTACTTAATTGAAGCCGATTGAATGTGATACTCCATGGGTGCCTCAACCACATAGTCTATTAATGGTCCTGGAACGTGAACGCTCTTAGGCCTTATTGAACCAGCCTTAGACACATACATTACCTGCGCTATGACTACACCTGGATTAGGCATGGCCTTCGTGGCCTGGGTTATGGCTAATACAGTACCGTATATTGCCTCATCCTCCATGCTTAAGTTACCTAATTCATCAGCTGTTGAACCCCTTATTAAGGCTGCATTAGGCTTTGGGCAATCATACATTAGGTACTCCTCACCCTTAATCTCAATTAACTCAACCTTACATACCTTATGCTCCCTGGCTAAGTCATTCAAATATATACCATCCTGCCTTGGATCCAGGAATGTTCCTAAACCAACCTTAGTTATAACCGGTAAGCCAAGCGCCTTACTCCTAAACCAATGCGCCGATACGCCTATTGGCCAAGTATAGGCCTCAACCCTATTCTCAAGGGCTAGGCGTTGAAGCCATGGTGATTGACCTAGGAATGGAAGCATGAAACCTCTAATGAAGTTGAAGTCACCCTCATCGTACATTGACTTAGCCACTAGGTCAAGACCATGATTATTAGCTGCAGGTAACGTGTCGGATACTATGAATAGGCCACTGGGATGCCCAGTTCTCCTATATAAGTCGAAGAGCTTTATTATGAGGTACTCAGGCATTGTGGCTGCGTTGAAGCCTGAAATAGCTACTACAGAATTATCTTTAATGCTACTTAACGCCTCCTCTACATCAGTAAGCTTGGTAATAGCCATTGTAACCCCTAGCTAGGACTAGATGTTAAAGCTTAAATCGCCTATTTCATTTTATGTTGGCCAAAAATAAAACGCATATTAGACAAATGTCGGATACTAAAAATCCTACCCACATTTACTCTATCCTAACCCTTAATAAGGGTACACTTTAAAAACTCTTTTAAGCAATTAAATCCCTATTACTCGAGTTTAATCTCATTGACATTAATCCTCTCCGGTATCTTGGCTCTCTCGAATCTCCAAGCATCCTTACTTAATGGCCTAGTGGCGTCAATACCCATTTTAGTTGTTAAGCCTATTGATTGGTCAATGGCTGCTGGATCCAGGCTTGAACCCCTGACACCCTTAATGATTACTAAATCCTCATCAGCCCTAAACCTTGTTGCAATAGCCCACTCAACCTCATTCAAGTCATCAACGTTAACATCATCATCAACAACAACAACGTGCTTTAAGCTTGGGTGAGCGGCGAAGGCAGCAAGTATTGCGTTCTTACCCTCACCCTCAACAGTCTTCCTAATAGCCACAATGGCGTGGAGCCAACCCCCACCACCCCTCGTTAACCTAACGGCCTTAACATCAG
The genomic region above belongs to Caldivirga sp. and contains:
- a CDS encoding acyl CoA:acetate/3-ketoacid CoA transferase, producing the protein MAITKLTDVEEALSSIKDNSVVAISGFNAATMPEYLIIKLFDLYRRTGHPSGLFIVSDTLPAANNHGLDLVAKSMYDEGDFNFIRGFMLPFLGQSPWLQRLALENRVEAYTWPIGVSAHWFRSKALGLPVITKVGLGTFLDPRQDGIYLNDLAREHKVCKVELIEIKGEEYLMYDCPKPNAALIRGSTADELGNLSMEDEAIYGTVLAITQATKAMPNPGVVIAQVMYVSKAGSIRPKSVHVPGPLIDYVVEAPMEYHIQSASIKYDPRVCGRVTPSNICLQQDGKLDLEKVIARRVTVELVNLLGKVGRPLIVNLGIGIPSTVARVISEEGLGDLIFTTVESGPWGGIALNGDDFGVAIAPFAVIPMPDQFTIYEGGAINAASLGFMQVGPRGDVNPSFLPERLPGPGGFPSIVHGAPRIYFAGAFTAGKRDIRVENGRLTIGKDGDIVKFVRKPYKIAFNAELALKAGKEVMYITERAIFRLTPEGLLLEEYAPGVDIERDILSKMEFKPQISRDIRQMEPELFREGKIGLREVALKMLKQ